The Populus alba chromosome 4, ASM523922v2, whole genome shotgun sequence genome contains a region encoding:
- the LOC118038860 gene encoding ankyrin repeat domain-containing protein 2B, translating to MATTNKDATIPSDEKTGSASDAENNSKDSSSKSAETSSTSGEQRRAPSQSPGLGGAAAAGFPPNPFDFSAMTGLLNDPSIKELAEQIAKDPSFNQMAEQLQKTFQGATAEDAIPNFDTQQYYSTMQQVMQNPQFMTMAEHLGTALMQDPSMSQMLENFTNPSQKDQIEERMTRIREDPSLKPILEEIESGGPAAMMRYWNDKDVLQKLGEAMGLAVSEEAGTSVETSGHEEAEEAGNEDESVVHHCASVGDAEGLKNALASGADKDEEDSEGRTALHFSCGYGEVKCAQILLEAGATVDALDKNKNTALHYAAGYGRKECVALLLENGAAVTLQNMDGKTPIDVAKLNNQQDVLKLLEKDAFL from the exons ATGGCGACCACGAACAAGGATGCTACTATTCCATCTG ATGAGAAAACAGGTTCGGCTTCGGATGCAGAAAATAACAGCAAAGACTCCTCATCTAAATCAGCAGAAACCTCCTCAACCTCTGGGGAGCAAAGAAGAGCTCCTTCTCAATCTCCTGGACTGGgaggtgctgctgctgctggatTTCCTCCTAATCCTTTTGATTTCTCTGCTATGACTGGCCTGCTTAAT GACCCGAGCATCAAGGAGTTGGCCGAGCAGATAGCCAAAGATCCTTCATTCAATCAGATGGCAGAGCAGCTCCAGAAGACTTTTCAAGGTGCGACAGCCGAAGATGCTATCCCTAACTTTGATACTCAACAATACTATTCAACCATGCAACAGGTTATGCAGAATCCTCAATTTATGACTATGGCTGAGCACCTTGGCACTGCATTAATGCAG GATCCATCAATGTCTCAAATGCTTGAGAATTTCACAAACCCATCACAAAAGGATCAGATTGAGGAGCGAATGACACGAATAAGAGAAGATCCTTCTTTAAAGCCTATTTTAGAAGAGATAGAGTCCGGTGGTCCAGCTGCCATGATGAG GTACTGGAATGATAAAGATGTTCTCCAGAAGTTGGGTGAAGCAATGGGTCTTGCAGTTTCCGAAGAAGCAGGCACTTCTGTGGAAACTTCTGGACACGAGGAAGCAGAAGAAGCAGGAAATGAGGATGAATCAGTTGTCCATCACTGTGCCAGTGTCGGTGATGCTGAG GGTTTGAAAAATGCTCTAGCCTCTGGTGCTGACAAGGATGAAGAAGATTCAGAGGGAAGAACTGCACTGCATTTTTCCTGCGGATATGGGGAG GTGAAGTGTGCCCAAATTCTTCTGGAGGCTGGGGCAACTGTTGATGCACTGGATAAGAACAAGAACACGGCCCTGCATTATGCAGCTGGTTATGGAAGGAAGGAGTGTGTGGCCCTCTTACTGGAAAATGGCGCAGCAGT TACACTTCAGAACATGGATGGCAAGACGCCCATTGACGTTGCTAAACTCAACAACCAGCAAGATGTGCTAAAGTTGCTCGAGAAGGATGCCTTCCTGTAA